Genomic segment of Candidatus Binatia bacterium:
ACCCACGGATAGTCTACGCGGCGCTGTCGGGCTTCGGGCAGACGGGCCCGTACGCTGGCCGGACATCCTACGACATCATTGCTCAGGCGATGGGAGGACTCATGGGCCTGACCGGCTTCGCCGATGGCCCCCCGGTGCGCGGTGGCGGTGCGCTTGCGGACTTTATTGGCGGCGTTTTCACAGCTTACGGGATAGTGTGCGCGCTGTACCGCCGCCAGCGATCGGGGACGGGCCAGATGGTGGATGTTTCCAACATGGACGCGATCTTCAGCATGCTGGACAACTGGGTGACGGTGCACGGGGTGACGGGTCGACTACCGGAGCGGTTGGGCAACCGTCATCCGTTTACGGCCCCGTACGATTGCTTCGAGGCAATAGACGGCTGGGTGGTGATTGGGATCGGCAACAACCAGCTCTTTCGAACGCTGATGAGTGCCATTGGGCGCCCCGAACTGGGTAGGGACCCCCGTTACAAGTCTCCCACGGCCCGGCTGGAGCGGCACGACGAAGTCAATCGGCTGGTGGGCGAGTGGATTCGCGAGCACACCGTGGACGAGATCATGCGAACTCTCGGCCCGGAGGGAGCAAACATCCCTTGTGCGCCGGTGATGACCGTGGACCGGTTGCTGCATGACCCCCAGGTCCGTGCCCGCGAAATGGTGGTTGAGTTGCCGCACCCGACAGTGGGTACGATTCCGGTGGCCGGGGTGCCGATCAAGTTGTCCGAGTCGCCGGGTCGCGTCGTGCGGCTCGGTCCCGAGTTGGGGCAGGACAACCGTGAAGTGTACGGGAATTGGCTCGGTTTGTCGGACGCCGAGATGGACCGCCTGCAGCGAGCCGGTGTGATCTGACGGCAAGCCGGGACAACGGTAGGGTACAGAGCTTGGAGCGTGGAGTGCGGAGCGCCGGGACGGCGGGGATTATCGGGGGGCGTCGGGCGTCGATGTTCCGGATTCCGTGCCTGGTATGTCCGGGCGTATGGTGACCGCCTGCCGAAGGGGAGTGAACAATGGCATCGGAACTGCCCATCGTAGATCGTTTGAAGAAGGAACTGGCGGAGCTGCAGTACGAGCTGACGCATAAGATCCCGAAGGAATTGCAGGAGGCGGCAAGCCACGGGGATCTCAGCGAAAACGCTGAGTATGATGCGGCCAAGCACCGCCAGGAGTACGTGCGGGCCCGCATCGGTCAGCTGACCACGCGGATTCGCGAGCTGTCGTTGTACAACACCCAGTCGATTCCTGAGGGCGTGGTGGCCTACGGCAGTCGGGTGACGATCGAGGATCTCGACGAGGGCGGAACGCAGGTGTTCGACATTGTATTTCCCGAGGAGGTGAAGCCGTCGGAAGGGATGATTTCGATCGGTTCACCGCTGGGCCGTGCGCTGCTGAACCGCGGCGTCGGGGACGAAATCGAGGTGCAGACTCCTCGTGGCAAACGCAGCTATCAGATCACGGAGTTGCTGACGCTGCACCAGCGCAACGCGCCGGCTTGAGCAGGTTCGGAATTCCGTCACAGCTCCGGCGTCAGGGGGGCGGCGAGATCGATCGGTGCGCCCGCCCGTAACGCCGCGGCGGCTTGCTCGGGTGGCACCGGGTTGCAGAAAACCCCGGTTGCCCACTCCATGCCGATCTCGCTGCCGATCTGGGGCACGATTTCCAGGTGCCAGTGAAACAGTGCGGCGTCATCGCCGTCGAGGGGGCCGCTGTGCACGGCGACGCTGTACTGGGGGTCGTGCAGCGTGGTCCGGAGGCGGGACACGGTCTCGACGAGTAGTGCCGCGAGTTCCCCCAGTAATAGGTCGCCCGCGGCGCCGAAGTCGGCAGCGTGCCGGCGCGGCAAGACCCAGGTTTCGAAGGGAAAGCCGGAAGCGAAGGGTACCACGGCAACGAACTCCGAGTTGCCGCACACGATCCTTTCTCCACGGCGCTCTTCGTCCCGCAGTACGTCGCAAAAAACGCAACGCTCTTTGATCGCATAGTAGTCTCGGGCCCCCGCCAACTCGTCTTCGAGGCGCCGAGGTGCAAAGGCCATCGCAACGACGTGCGAATGCTGATGCCTGAAACGGCTCCACGGTGCAGCGTGGTTCTTCATGACCACTGCATGCCGGAGGCGCCGGTCGCGACGGAGTTCGTTGAACCTGTCGACATAGCAGCGCAGCAGCCGTTCCATGTGGACACGATCGAAGTCCGCCCAGTGCGCGTGATGGTCCGGCGTGTCGGCAACCAGTTCGTGAGCGCCGACGCCGGACATCAGATCGAAGGGTCCGATTCCCTTACGTTCCAGCGTTCTCTCGATGCGGAACAGGGGCCTGTGGTCGGGGGTGACGCGCACGAGCCAGCCGTGGGGGTTGGCCGGCGAGCGGTCCCCACGGATGACGTAGAGTTCCTGGGGATTGAGGTGTTCGCTACCCGGGCAGAAGGGGCACGGAGCTTCCGCGCGGCGCGGCAGTGGGGGCGGGCCGAGGCAGAGATCGCCCTGGCGTTCGGGGGCGATCATGACCCAGCGGCGCAGCAAGGGATCACGGCGGAGGTCTGACATTGGAAAATCGTGCCGATCGGCGGTTGACTTCGGCAATAGCCGACTATACCGGGCGCACCGAAGGGGGGCAAATCGGCGTTCTCCGGTAAGGGCGCGTCCTTGCGGCCGTTGTGGGCCGTGTGCTAGGGAAAGGACCTACTTGGCCGCTTCAACCTAAGGTGGGCCGCCGCGCCCACCTTTCTCGTTTGAGGGCATGAAAGAAGTCATCGAGCGCGTTTGGGAGATCGCCGAACCCGTGATCGTACAGGAAGGCTTGGAAATCGTCGATATCGAGTACCATCGCGAGGGTCGCGGCATGGTGTTGCGGCTTTACGTGGACCGCTGTGGCGGCACTCCACCGGGTACAACGGCGGGGGGTGTGGGACTCGACGATCTCTCGCGGGTGAGCCGGCAGGTCGGAGATCTTCTCGATGTGCGAGAGGCCGTGCCTGGTTCTTACGTTCTGGAATGCTCGTCGCCGGGGATCAATCGGCGGCTGCGGCGACCCGACCACTTCCGTAGGTATGTTGGCAAACGCGTGCGGGTGCGGACGGCGGTACCGATCGAGGGGCGCCGTAATTTCACCGGTGCTCTGGTGGCGGTCGATCCGGACGCGGTGGTCATAGAGGTGGCAGGGCAGCGGTACAGTGTCCGCTTCGTCGATATCGCGCAGGCGAACTACGAGGCCGGGCCGGAGGAGCTCAAGGCTCAGGAGGTACGGCGATGCAGCCCGAATTGAGCCGCGTCATCGAGCAGGTCAGCAAAGAGAAGGGTATTGACCGCTCGATCGTTGTGAGTGCGGTGGAGGCGGCGATGCTGTCGGCGGCACGCAAGATGGTCGGGCCGACCACGCACATCGAGGCGAAGTTCAATCCCGAAATTGGGGAGGTCGAACTTTTCAAGATCCTCACCGTGGTCGAGGAAGTAACGGACCCGGAGACGCAGATCCTCCTCGACCATGCCAGGGCGAATCTGGATCCCGATGCTGAGCTGGGTGACGAGCTGCTCGAGCGCCTCGACCAACGCTATGGGCGGATTGCGGCGCAGGCGGCGAAACAGAACCTCATCCAGCGCCTACGCGACGCGGAACGCGACATCATTTACAACGAGTTCAAAGACCGGAAAGGCGAATTGACGCA
This window contains:
- a CDS encoding galactose-1-phosphate uridylyltransferase — protein: MSDLRRDPLLRRWVMIAPERQGDLCLGPPPLPRRAEAPCPFCPGSEHLNPQELYVIRGDRSPANPHGWLVRVTPDHRPLFRIERTLERKGIGPFDLMSGVGAHELVADTPDHHAHWADFDRVHMERLLRCYVDRFNELRRDRRLRHAVVMKNHAAPWSRFRHQHSHVVAMAFAPRRLEDELAGARDYYAIKERCVFCDVLRDEERRGERIVCGNSEFVAVVPFASGFPFETWVLPRRHAADFGAAGDLLLGELAALLVETVSRLRTTLHDPQYSVAVHSGPLDGDDAALFHWHLEIVPQIGSEIGMEWATGVFCNPVPPEQAAAALRAGAPIDLAAPLTPEL
- a CDS encoding transcription elongation factor GreA; translation: MASELPIVDRLKKELAELQYELTHKIPKELQEAASHGDLSENAEYDAAKHRQEYVRARIGQLTTRIRELSLYNTQSIPEGVVAYGSRVTIEDLDEGGTQVFDIVFPEEVKPSEGMISIGSPLGRALLNRGVGDEIEVQTPRGKRSYQITELLTLHQRNAPA
- a CDS encoding CoA transferase, whose protein sequence is MNPSALSDIRILDLTRVIAGPYATTLLGDMGAEIVKIELPGRGDDARYGYPDVDGVPIAFLALNRNKKGITLDIRTAEGAEVFRRLVTHADVVVENFSAGTMERWGLGYADLARINPRIVYAALSGFGQTGPYAGRTSYDIIAQAMGGLMGLTGFADGPPVRGGGALADFIGGVFTAYGIVCALYRRQRSGTGQMVDVSNMDAIFSMLDNWVTVHGVTGRLPERLGNRHPFTAPYDCFEAIDGWVVIGIGNNQLFRTLMSAIGRPELGRDPRYKSPTARLERHDEVNRLVGEWIREHTVDEIMRTLGPEGANIPCAPVMTVDRLLHDPQVRAREMVVELPHPTVGTIPVAGVPIKLSESPGRVVRLGPELGQDNREVYGNWLGLSDAEMDRLQRAGVI
- a CDS encoding ribosome maturation factor RimP, with amino-acid sequence MKEVIERVWEIAEPVIVQEGLEIVDIEYHREGRGMVLRLYVDRCGGTPPGTTAGGVGLDDLSRVSRQVGDLLDVREAVPGSYVLECSSPGINRRLRRPDHFRRYVGKRVRVRTAVPIEGRRNFTGALVAVDPDAVVIEVAGQRYSVRFVDIAQANYEAGPEELKAQEVRRCSPN